Proteins from a genomic interval of Cognatishimia sp. WU-CL00825:
- the pepN gene encoding aminopeptidase N: protein MRDAAPQTIYLKDYTPFGYLIDGVQLTFKLHPTQTRVLSRIQFRPNPEATDKTFFLHGEQLKLISAKIDGADITPSVTDAGLTATVPDAPFVFEAEVEISPSTNFALEGLYMSNGMYCTQCEAEGFRKITYYPDRPDVMATFDVRVEGDEKVLLSNGNPGVSGPGFADWSDPWKKPAYLFALVAGDLINHPDRFTTKSGKDVELNIYVRPGDEGKCAFGMQALKKSMRWDEYVYGREYDLDIFNIVAVDDFNMGAMENKGLNVFNSSAVLASPETSTDANFERIEAIIAHEYFHNWTGNRITCRDWFQLCLKEGLTVYRDQQFTADMRSAPVARIDNVLALRARQFPEDQGPLSHPVRPEQFQEINNFYTSTVYEKGAEVIGMLKTLVGDAEYYKALDLYFDRHDGDAATIEDWITVFQDSTGRDLTQFKLWYSQSGTPKLSIREEWDASSGTFTLHFTQSTATTPGQTTKDAKLIPIAVGLLAADGRETHATRILEMTKADQSFAFTGLSARPVPSILRGFSAPVMLDQNIDNARRAFLLAHDTDAFNRWEAGRDLARDTLLSMIRNDAAPNPDYLSGLHAVLSDSDLDPAYRALMVGQPSETELAGVLADAGETPDPAKIHAASEALRDAKAKALADILPQLYAENQVTGAYEPDATGAGKRALGNAALSMLTRLDAGEAAEKQYSTADNMTLQLAALAKLLDAGKGDAALSAFYAQWKEDRLVIDKWFALQIMHAKPQDVAAVTAKLTQHTDFDMKNPNRFRSVIGPLAAHHAGFHHESGDAYSLLADWLIKLDPLNPQTTARMCAACQTWKRYDSARQAKIKIQLERILATPDLSRDTTEMITRILG from the coding sequence ATGCGCGACGCCGCCCCTCAGACGATTTACCTCAAGGATTACACCCCCTTTGGCTATTTGATCGATGGGGTCCAGCTGACGTTCAAACTGCACCCAACACAAACCCGCGTTTTGTCACGCATTCAGTTTCGTCCAAACCCGGAGGCGACCGACAAGACCTTTTTTCTGCATGGCGAACAGCTCAAACTGATCTCTGCCAAAATCGACGGCGCTGACATCACACCCAGCGTTACAGATGCAGGCCTGACCGCCACTGTGCCCGACGCCCCCTTTGTGTTTGAAGCCGAGGTTGAAATCTCACCCTCGACGAACTTCGCCCTCGAAGGGCTTTATATGTCCAACGGCATGTATTGCACCCAATGCGAGGCCGAGGGTTTCCGCAAGATCACCTATTACCCCGATCGCCCTGACGTCATGGCCACCTTTGATGTGCGCGTGGAAGGCGATGAAAAAGTCCTGCTATCCAACGGCAACCCCGGCGTATCTGGCCCAGGTTTTGCTGACTGGTCTGACCCATGGAAAAAACCCGCCTATCTCTTTGCGCTTGTGGCTGGCGACCTGATCAACCACCCAGATCGTTTCACCACCAAATCCGGCAAAGACGTCGAACTGAATATCTATGTGCGCCCCGGTGACGAAGGCAAATGCGCTTTTGGCATGCAGGCACTGAAAAAATCCATGCGTTGGGATGAATACGTCTATGGCCGGGAATACGACCTTGATATTTTCAACATCGTGGCCGTCGATGATTTCAATATGGGCGCGATGGAAAACAAAGGCCTAAATGTCTTTAACTCCTCTGCTGTGCTTGCGTCCCCAGAAACCAGCACCGACGCGAACTTTGAACGCATCGAGGCCATCATCGCCCATGAGTATTTCCACAACTGGACCGGCAACCGCATCACCTGTCGCGATTGGTTCCAGCTGTGCCTCAAAGAAGGCCTGACCGTCTATCGTGATCAACAGTTCACCGCCGACATGCGCTCTGCCCCTGTGGCGCGCATCGACAACGTGCTGGCCTTGCGCGCGCGTCAATTCCCCGAAGACCAAGGCCCCCTAAGCCACCCTGTACGCCCAGAGCAATTCCAAGAGATCAACAATTTCTATACCTCCACCGTCTATGAAAAAGGTGCCGAAGTCATCGGCATGCTTAAAACCCTTGTCGGAGACGCTGAATACTACAAAGCGCTGGATCTTTACTTTGACCGCCATGATGGCGACGCCGCCACGATCGAAGACTGGATCACGGTCTTCCAGGACAGCACCGGCCGCGACCTGACCCAGTTCAAACTCTGGTACAGCCAATCCGGCACGCCCAAACTTTCAATCCGCGAGGAATGGGACGCATCAAGCGGCACCTTTACGCTGCACTTCACACAATCCACCGCGACAACACCGGGCCAGACCACCAAAGACGCCAAACTGATCCCCATCGCGGTTGGGCTTTTGGCTGCGGATGGCCGTGAAACCCACGCCACCCGTATTCTGGAAATGACAAAAGCAGATCAAAGCTTTGCCTTTACCGGTCTTTCGGCTCGCCCTGTCCCATCTATCCTACGTGGCTTCTCTGCCCCGGTGATGCTGGACCAAAACATCGACAATGCCCGCCGCGCCTTTTTGCTGGCCCATGACACCGACGCCTTCAACCGCTGGGAAGCAGGCCGCGATCTGGCCCGCGACACGCTGCTAAGCATGATCCGCAATGATGCTGCGCCAAACCCTGACTATCTTTCAGGCCTACACGCCGTCCTAAGCGACTCAGACCTTGACCCAGCTTACCGCGCCTTGATGGTTGGCCAACCCTCAGAAACCGAACTCGCCGGTGTCTTGGCTGACGCTGGCGAAACGCCAGATCCTGCAAAAATTCACGCTGCAAGCGAAGCCCTGCGCGACGCCAAGGCCAAGGCACTGGCCGACATACTGCCCCAGCTATATGCCGAAAACCAAGTCACCGGCGCTTATGAACCGGATGCCACAGGCGCAGGCAAACGCGCGCTGGGCAATGCTGCGCTCTCGATGCTTACACGCCTGGATGCAGGCGAAGCCGCAGAAAAACAATATTCCACCGCTGACAACATGACATTGCAACTGGCCGCACTTGCCAAACTGCTAGACGCAGGCAAAGGCGACGCGGCCCTTTCGGCATTCTATGCACAATGGAAAGAGGACCGCCTTGTCATCGACAAATGGTTCGCGCTGCAAATTATGCACGCCAAGCCCCAAGATGTCGCGGCTGTCACTGCCAAGCTGACCCAGCACACAGACTTTGACATGAAGAACCCAAATCGTTTTCGCTCGGTCATTGGGCCGCTCGCGGCCCATCACGCGGGATTTCACCACGAAAGTGGCGACGCTTATAGCTTGCTAGCTGATTGGTTGATCAAACTCGATCCGCTTAATCCGCAAACCACCGCGCGCATGTGTGCAGCCTGTCAAACCTGGAAGCGCTATGACAGCGCCCGCCAGGCCAAGATCAAAATCCAACTGGAACGCATCCTGGCCACACCGGACCTTAGCCGCGACACCACCGAAATGATAACACGCATTTTGGGCTAA
- the gatB gene encoding Asp-tRNA(Asn)/Glu-tRNA(Gln) amidotransferase subunit GatB codes for MLDLTYETPKPKVIAGAKHDWELVIGLEVHAQVSSNAKLFSAASTKFGAEPNANVSFVDAAMPGMLPTINEYCVEQAVRTGLGLNAEINLKSAFDRKNYFYPDLPQGYQISQLYHPIVGEGEILVDMGPGVARLVRVERIHLEQDAGKSVHDMDPNMSFVDLNRTGVALMEIVSRPDIRGPEEAAAYVNKLRQILRYLGTCDGNMQNGNLRADVNVSICRAGQYEKYRETGDFGHLGTRCEIKNMNSMRFIQAGIEFEARRQIAIVEAGGTVDQETRLYDADKNETRSMRSKEEAHDYRYFPDPDLLPLEIEQAWVDDIAKTLPELPDAKKVRFVGTFGLSEYDASVLTADVENAAFFEEVANGRNGKLAANWVINELFGRLKKDDKTIKDCPISPAQLGGVIDLIASDAISGKIAKDLFEIVYTEGGDPAQIVEDRGMKQVTDTGAIEAALDEIIAANPAQVEKAKENPKLAGWFVGQVMKATGGKANPKAVNQLVAQKLKG; via the coding sequence ATGCTGGACCTGACTTACGAAACCCCTAAGCCCAAAGTGATTGCGGGTGCCAAACATGACTGGGAACTGGTCATCGGTCTAGAGGTGCACGCCCAGGTCAGCTCCAATGCCAAACTGTTTTCAGCTGCCTCCACCAAATTTGGAGCCGAGCCCAACGCCAATGTGTCTTTTGTTGACGCGGCCATGCCCGGCATGCTGCCCACCATCAACGAATATTGCGTCGAACAAGCGGTGCGCACGGGCCTTGGCCTGAACGCTGAAATCAATCTCAAATCCGCATTTGACCGCAAAAACTATTTTTACCCCGACCTGCCGCAAGGTTACCAAATCTCGCAGCTGTATCACCCGATCGTTGGCGAAGGCGAAATTCTGGTTGATATGGGACCGGGCGTGGCCCGTTTGGTGCGTGTTGAACGCATCCATTTGGAACAAGACGCCGGGAAATCCGTGCATGACATGGACCCGAACATGTCCTTTGTGGACCTGAACCGCACCGGCGTTGCGCTGATGGAAATCGTCAGCCGCCCAGACATCCGTGGCCCCGAAGAGGCCGCAGCTTATGTCAACAAACTGCGCCAAATCCTGCGTTATCTGGGCACATGTGATGGCAACATGCAAAACGGCAACCTGCGCGCCGACGTCAACGTTTCGATCTGCCGTGCCGGCCAGTATGAAAAATACCGCGAAACCGGTGATTTTGGCCACCTTGGCACCCGCTGCGAAATCAAAAACATGAACTCGATGCGCTTTATCCAAGCGGGCATCGAATTCGAAGCCCGCCGTCAAATCGCCATTGTCGAAGCCGGCGGCACCGTCGATCAAGAAACCCGTCTTTATGACGCCGACAAAAACGAAACCCGCTCGATGCGCTCTAAAGAAGAAGCGCATGACTATCGCTATTTCCCGGATCCAGATCTGTTGCCTTTGGAAATCGAACAGGCTTGGGTGGACGACATCGCCAAAACCCTGCCCGAATTGCCCGACGCCAAAAAAGTACGCTTTGTGGGCACCTTTGGACTGTCTGAATATGACGCATCCGTTTTGACCGCTGATGTTGAAAACGCCGCCTTCTTTGAAGAGGTCGCAAACGGGCGCAACGGCAAGTTGGCCGCCAACTGGGTGATCAACGAGTTGTTTGGCCGTCTGAAAAAGGACGACAAAACCATCAAAGACTGCCCCATCTCGCCCGCTCAACTGGGTGGCGTGATCGATCTGATCGCCTCTGATGCGATCTCTGGCAAAATTGCCAAGGACCTGTTTGAAATCGTCTATACCGAAGGCGGAGACCCGGCACAGATCGTCGAAGACCGTGGCATGAAACAGGTGACTGACACCGGTGCGATAGAAGCCGCCCTTGACGAAATCATCGCAGCCAACCCCGCGCAAGTAGAAAAAGCCAAAGAGAACCCAAAACTCGCGGGCTGGTTCGTCGGACAG